A single window of Onychomys torridus chromosome 8, mOncTor1.1, whole genome shotgun sequence DNA harbors:
- the Bfar gene encoding bifunctional apoptosis regulator: MEEPQKNDLNMTGLEEDSPIKSTGPQISVSEFSCHCCYDTLVNPTTLNCGHSFCRHCLALWWMSSKKTECPECREKWEGFPKVNILLRDAIEKLFPDAIRMRIEDIQQNNDIVQSLAAFQKYGNDQSPLTPSTGRVNQQRGGGFFSGVLTTLTGVAVILLVYHWRSRDSEHGLLVHKAVVKWTAEEVVLWLEQLGPWASLYRERFLSERVNGRLLLTLTEEEFSRAPYTIENSSHRRVILMELERVRTLGVKPPQNLWEYKAVNPGRSLFLLYALKSSPRLGLLYLYLFDYTDSFLPFIHTICPLQEDSSGEDILTKLLDLREPTWKQWREFLVKYSFLPYQLIAEFAWDWLEVHYWTSRFLIVNAMLLSVLELFSFWKIWSRSELKTVPQRMWSHFWKVSTQGLFVAMFWPLIPQFVCNCLFYWALYFNPIINIDLVVKEVRRLETQVL; encoded by the exons ATGGAGGAGCCTCAGAAAAATGACCTGAACATGACAGGGCTGGAGGAAGATAGTCCCATCAAAAGCACCGGCCCTCAGATTTCTGTTAGTGAATTTTCCTGCCATTGCTGTTACGACACCCTGGTTAACCCCACCACCTTGAACTGTGGCCATAGCTTCTGCCGACACTGCCTAGCTTTATGGTGGATGTCTTCAAAGAAGACAGAGTGTCCAGAATGCAGAGAAAAATGGGAAGGTTTCCCCAAAGTCAACATTCTCCTCAG GGATGCTATTGAAAAGTTATTTCCTGATGCCATTAGAATGCGAATTGAAGACATTCAACAGAATAATGACATAGTCCAAAGTCTTGCAGCCTTTCAAAAATATGGGAATGATCAAAGCCCCTTAACTCCCAGCACAGGGCGAGTGAATCAGCAGAGAGGAGGGGGATTCTTCTCCGGCGTGCTCACAACTTTAACTGGTGTAGCA GTCATCCTGCTTGTGTATCACTGGCGCAGCAGAGATTCTGAGCATGGCCTCCTGGTGCACAAGGCTGTGGTCAAATGGACAGCAgaagaagttgtcctctggttaGAACAGCTGGGCCCTTGGGCTTCTCTGTACAGAGAAAGGTTCTTATCTGAAAGAGTAAATGGaag GTTGCTTTTAACTTTGACAGAGGAAGAATTTTCCAGGGCACCATACACCATAGAAAACAGTAGCCACCGAAGAGTCATcctcatggagctggagagggTGAGAACTCTGGGTGTGAAGCCACCCCAGAATCTCTGGGAGTACAAG GCTGTCAACCCAGGCAGGTCCTTGTTCTTGTTGTACGCCCTCAAGAGCTCCCCACGGCTTGGCTTGCTGTACCTGTACCTGTTTGACTACACAGATTCCTTCCTACCCTTCATCCATACCATCTGCCCTCTGCAGGAAGACAGCTCTGGGGAGGACATCCTTACCAAGCTTCTG GACCTGAGGGAGCCCACATGGAAGCAGTGGAGAGAATTCCTTGTCAAGTACTCCTTTCTCCCGTACCAGCTAATTGCAGAGTTTGCCTGGGACTGGCTAGAGGTCCACTACTGGACATCACGCTTCCTTATCGTCAATGCCATGCTGCTCTCTGTTCTGGAGTTGTTCTCTTTTTGGAAGATCTGGTCGAGAAGTGAGCTGAA gacagtgCCCCAGAGGATGTGGAGCCATTTTTGGAAAGTGTCTACACAGGGACTATTTGTGGCCATGTTTTGGCCACTTATTCCCCAGTTTGTCTGCAACTGTTTGTTTTACTGGGCTCTCTACTTCAACCCAATTATTAACATTGATCTGGTGGTCAAGGAGGTCCGGCGTCTGGAAACCCAAGTGTTATAA
- the LOC118588282 gene encoding group 10 secretory phospholipase A2 — MLLLLLLLLLGPGPRLSEATRRSHVYKRGLLELAGTLDCVGPRSPMAYMNYGCYCGLGGHGEPRDAIDWCCHHHDCCYSRAQEAGCSPKIDRYPWKCNDNRIQCGPAENKCQELLCKCDEELAYCLAGTEYHLKYLFYPSVLCEKDSPKCH; from the exons atgctgctgctgctgctactgttgCTGCTAGGACCTGGACCCAGACTCAGTGAGG CAACGAGGAGGTCACATGTGTACAAGCGTGGGCTCCTGGAATTGGCAGGAACCTTGGATTGTGTTGGTCCTCGATCACCCATGGCCTACATGAACTATGGCTGTTATTGTGGCCTGGGTGGCCATGGAGAACCACGTGATGCCATTGACTG GTGCTGCCACCATCATGACTGCTGCTACTCTCGAGCTCAGGAGGCTGGCTGCAGCCCCAAGATAGACCGCTACCCGTGGAAATGCAATGACAACCGCATCCAGTGTG GACCTGCAGAGAACAAATGCCAAGAACTCCTGTGCAAATGTGACGAGGAGCTTGCATACTGCCTTGCAGGAACAGAGTACCACCTGAAATACCTCTTCTACCCCTCAGTTTTATGTGAAAAGGACTCACCCAAGTGCCACTga